CCGCCTGGTGGTACATCGTACCCCGCGTCATATTTACGCCCAGGTAATCGCATCGAATGGTTCTGAAGTTCTGGTAGCTGCTTCTACTGTAGAAAAAGCTATCTCTGAACAACTGAAGTACACCGGTAACAAAGACGCCGCTGCAGCTGTAGGTAAAGCTGTTGCTGAACGCGCTCTGGAAAAAGGCATTAAAGATGTGTCCTTTGACCGTTCCGGGTTCCAATATCATGGTCGCGTCCAGGCACTGGCAGATGCTGCTCGTGAAGCTGGCCTTCAGTTCTAAGGTAGAGGTGTAAGATGGCTCACATCGAAAAACAGGCTGGCGAACTGCAGGAAAAGCTGATCGCGGTTAACCGCGTATCTAAAACCGTTAAAGGTGGTCGTATTTTCTCCTTCACAGCTCTGACTGTTGTTGGCGATGGTAACGGTCGCGTTGGTTTTGGTTACGGTAAAGCGCGTGAAGTTCCAGCAGCGATCCAGAAAGCGATGGAAAAAGCCCGTCGCAATATGATTAACGTCGCGCTGAACCACGGCACCCTGCAGCACCCGGTTAAGGGTACTCACACGGGTTCTCGTGTCTTCATGCAGCCGGCTTCCGAAGGTACCGGTATCATCGCCGGTGGTGCAATGCGCGCCGTTCTGGAAGTCGCTGGAGTTCATAACGTTCTGGCCAAAGCATATGGTTCCACCAACCCGATCAACGTGGTTCGTGCAACTATTGATGGCCTGGAAAATATGAAGTCTCCAGAAATGGTCGCTGCCAAGCGTGGTAAATCCGTTGAAGAAATTCTGGGGTAATTGACCATGGCAAAGACTATTAAAATCACTCAAACCCGCAGTGCAATCGGTCGTCTGCCGAAACACAAGGCAACGCTGCTTGGCCTGGGTCTGCGTCGTATTGGGCACACTGTAGAACGCGAGGATACTCCTGCGGTTCGCGGTATGGTCAACGCGGTTTCCTTCATGGTTAAAGTTGAGGAGTAAGAGATGCGTTTAAATACTCTGTCTCCGGCCGAAGGCTCCAAAAAGGCGGGTAAACGCCTGGGTCGTGGTATCGGTTCTGGCCTCGGTAAAACCGGTGGTCGTGGTCACAAAGGTCAGAACTCTCGTTCTGGCGGTGGCGTACGTCGCGGTTTCGAGGGTGGTCAGATGCCTCTGTACCGTCGTCTGCCGAAATTCGGTTTCACTTCACGTAAAGCAATGATCACGGCAGAAGTTCGTCTGTCCGATCTGGCTAAAGTAGAAGGCGACGTAGTAGACCTGAACACGCTGAAAGCGGCTAACATTATCGGCATCCAGATCGAGTTCGCGAAAGTGATCCTGTCTGGTGAAGTATCTCGCCCGGTAACTGTT
This Kosakonia cowanii JCM 10956 = DSM 18146 DNA region includes the following protein-coding sequences:
- the rplO gene encoding 50S ribosomal protein L15; amino-acid sequence: MRLNTLSPAEGSKKAGKRLGRGIGSGLGKTGGRGHKGQNSRSGGGVRRGFEGGQMPLYRRLPKFGFTSRKAMITAEVRLSDLAKVEGDVVDLNTLKAANIIGIQIEFAKVILSGEVSRPVTVRGLRVTKGARAAIEAAGGKIEE
- the rpmD gene encoding 50S ribosomal protein L30, yielding MAKTIKITQTRSAIGRLPKHKATLLGLGLRRIGHTVEREDTPAVRGMVNAVSFMVKVEE
- the rpsE gene encoding 30S ribosomal protein S5 — encoded protein: MAHIEKQAGELQEKLIAVNRVSKTVKGGRIFSFTALTVVGDGNGRVGFGYGKAREVPAAIQKAMEKARRNMINVALNHGTLQHPVKGTHTGSRVFMQPASEGTGIIAGGAMRAVLEVAGVHNVLAKAYGSTNPINVVRATIDGLENMKSPEMVAAKRGKSVEEILG
- the rplR gene encoding 50S ribosomal protein L18; the encoded protein is MDKKSARIRRATRARRKLKELGATRLVVHRTPRHIYAQVIASNGSEVLVAASTVEKAISEQLKYTGNKDAAAAVGKAVAERALEKGIKDVSFDRSGFQYHGRVQALADAAREAGLQF